A region of Sulfurimonas sp. DNA encodes the following proteins:
- a CDS encoding IS3 family transposase has translation MSRKRTTYTAEFKTKLVLEVLKEDKTLNEIASVNNITPKNLQNWKKIFLENAEVAMEPAKVIKEYKEENVRLQAKLDEYAKVVGQLTVEKDWAVGKLSSLDSSYKKELIDRDENKALSVVKQCNLINYNRSNLFYAPMVNLAKNVIKKHIEKVFEEIPSYGYMKVYYQLLEDGFRVSPNTVLAYRRELGLQAVLAVRPLNTWADKQHHKYSYKIRGLDIVRANQVWSTDITYIKIKGGMVYMAAIIDWYSKAILSWRISNTMDTDLVMGVLDEALALYGKPEIFNTDQGSQYTSCIHTQTLKDNDIIISMDGKGRATDNICIERFWRSAKVEKIYLNEYERVSVLKSDVKDYIEFYNHRRFHETLKYKKPMNVYYDSLKINDENYTKSSENVA, from the coding sequence ATGAGTCGAAAAAGAACAACATATACAGCAGAATTCAAGACAAAGTTAGTTTTAGAAGTTTTAAAAGAAGATAAGACACTAAATGAAATAGCAAGTGTAAATAATATCACACCAAAAAACTTACAAAATTGGAAGAAGATATTTTTGGAAAATGCAGAAGTTGCGATGGAACCTGCAAAAGTAATTAAAGAGTACAAAGAAGAGAATGTAAGATTACAAGCTAAACTTGATGAATATGCAAAGGTTGTAGGTCAACTAACAGTAGAGAAGGACTGGGCGGTGGGAAAGTTAAGCAGCTTGGACTCTAGCTATAAAAAGGAGTTGATTGATAGAGATGAAAATAAGGCATTATCAGTTGTAAAACAATGTAATCTTATTAACTATAACAGAAGTAATTTGTTCTATGCACCAATGGTAAATCTTGCTAAAAATGTAATTAAAAAACATATAGAAAAAGTATTTGAAGAGATACCAAGCTATGGCTATATGAAAGTGTATTATCAACTACTAGAGGATGGTTTTCGTGTCAGTCCCAACACAGTGCTGGCATACCGTAGAGAGTTAGGATTACAGGCTGTTTTAGCTGTAAGACCACTAAATACATGGGCGGACAAGCAACATCATAAATACTCTTACAAAATAAGAGGATTAGATATCGTAAGAGCAAACCAAGTATGGTCAACAGATATAACCTATATTAAAATTAAAGGTGGTATGGTCTATATGGCTGCCATAATTGATTGGTATTCTAAAGCAATATTATCTTGGCGAATATCCAACACAATGGATACAGATTTAGTCATGGGTGTACTAGATGAAGCACTCGCACTCTATGGTAAGCCTGAGATATTTAATACTGATCAAGGGTCACAATATACAAGCTGTATCCACACTCAAACATTAAAAGATAATGACATAATTATCTCTATGGATGGCAAAGGTAGAGCAACAGATAATATTTGTATTGAGAGGTTCTGGAGAAGTGCTAAAGTTGAAAAAATATACCTCAATGAATATGAGAGAGTATCAGTTCTCAAAAGTGATGTTAAGGATTATATAGAATTTTATAATCACAGAAGATTTCATGAGACATTGAAATATAAAAAACCTATGAATGTTTATTATGATAGTTTAAAAATCAATGATGAGAATTACACTAAATCTAGTGAAAATGTAGCATAG
- the hypF gene encoding carbamoyltransferase HypF codes for MKLVNFKISGQVQGVGFRPFVYQLVTQLSLNGFVKNNQNGVELEVEGLDANISEFEILLHSKLPPLARIDKIKKIEKELKNYKIFEIIQSTNDLKTSSKTALTSPDIAICSECLNDIKDENKYLDYFATNCTNCGPRYSIIKTVPYDRANTSMQDFTMCDSCDDEYKNPLNRRYHAQPISCNSCGPSLNESIEKTADYIKNGKIVAIKGIGGFHIVCDASNDEVVKKLREFKHRSSKPFAIMCKDENQVKDIASISEKEKELLHSKEAPIVILKKDIKSSDKYSKYVAPNIDRIACFLPYTSLHHLLFEHLDNPIVATSANLASEPIIIDAKMIKEKLPFVEFILDFNREIINGVDDSLLQVVDAKGQMLRLSRGFGPKVIKLPFKSKKKILAVGANAKNAIAFVIDDNIILSPHIGDLGSLKAFEFFQATIETFKRFYDFEPDIIVHDKHPNYETTKWAKLQNKELKEVQHHLAHIYATKAEFALDGDYLGFSFDGTGYGDDGLLWGGEIFLGDKRKYTFKSIKLLGGEKAIKEPRRVALSMLFDRYTLDEVLSLNLELIQSFKESEIKILHQSYTKNLNAPKSSSVGRVFDAIASFLNLLHFQTYEGEAGLICEQNYKPEITKVFEYKIIDGVIDIEFDLFDKDLVSIYINTLCKIVIDISKLEKKEVILSGGVFQNKTLLELIIKELKKENIKYYFQQETSINDGGIALGQAYYQVMH; via the coding sequence ATTAAGCTAGTAAACTTTAAAATCTCTGGGCAAGTCCAAGGTGTTGGATTTCGCCCCTTTGTGTATCAGCTAGTTACGCAACTCTCTCTTAATGGTTTTGTAAAAAATAATCAAAATGGTGTTGAGTTAGAAGTTGAAGGTTTAGATGCAAATATATCTGAGTTTGAAATACTTCTACACTCAAAACTTCCTCCATTAGCTAGAATAGATAAAATCAAAAAGATAGAAAAAGAACTTAAAAATTATAAAATTTTTGAAATTATTCAAAGTACAAATGATTTAAAAACTTCATCTAAAACGGCTTTAACTTCTCCAGATATCGCAATATGTTCAGAGTGTTTAAATGATATAAAAGATGAAAATAAGTATCTAGATTATTTTGCAACAAACTGCACAAATTGTGGACCTAGATATTCTATTATAAAAACTGTTCCTTACGATAGAGCCAATACTTCAATGCAAGATTTTACAATGTGTGATTCATGTGATGATGAGTATAAAAATCCACTAAATCGTAGATATCATGCACAACCTATTTCATGTAATAGTTGCGGACCAAGTTTAAATGAGAGTATAGAAAAAACGGCTGATTATATAAAAAATGGAAAAATTGTTGCCATAAAAGGAATAGGTGGTTTTCACATAGTTTGTGATGCTAGTAATGATGAAGTAGTAAAAAAGTTAAGAGAGTTTAAACATAGATCTTCTAAACCTTTTGCTATTATGTGTAAAGATGAAAACCAAGTTAAAGATATAGCATCTATAAGTGAAAAAGAAAAAGAACTCTTACATTCAAAAGAAGCACCAATAGTAATACTTAAAAAAGATATAAAAAGCAGTGACAAATATTCAAAATATGTCGCTCCAAATATAGATAGAATTGCTTGTTTTTTACCATATACATCACTTCATCACTTACTCTTTGAGCATCTAGATAACCCAATAGTTGCAACAAGTGCAAATTTAGCAAGTGAACCTATAATCATAGATGCTAAGATGATAAAAGAAAAATTACCCTTTGTTGAGTTTATACTAGATTTTAATAGAGAGATAATAAATGGAGTTGATGATTCTTTGCTTCAAGTCGTAGATGCTAAAGGGCAGATGCTAAGACTTTCTCGTGGTTTTGGACCTAAGGTTATCAAACTTCCATTTAAAAGTAAAAAGAAAATCTTAGCAGTTGGAGCAAATGCAAAAAATGCAATAGCTTTTGTAATAGATGATAATATTATACTTTCTCCTCATATTGGAGATTTGGGTTCTTTAAAAGCTTTTGAATTTTTCCAAGCGACAATAGAAACCTTTAAAAGATTTTATGATTTTGAGCCTGATATCATTGTTCATGATAAACATCCAAACTATGAAACCACAAAATGGGCTAAACTTCAAAACAAAGAACTAAAAGAAGTTCAACATCATTTAGCTCATATCTATGCAACTAAAGCTGAGTTTGCTTTAGATGGAGATTACTTAGGTTTTAGTTTTGATGGCACAGGTTATGGAGATGATGGTTTACTTTGGGGTGGAGAGATTTTTTTAGGTGATAAGAGAAAATACACTTTCAAATCTATCAAACTTCTTGGTGGAGAAAAAGCTATCAAAGAACCTCGTAGAGTAGCTCTGAGTATGCTTTTTGATAGATATACTTTAGATGAAGTGTTGAGTTTAAACTTAGAACTTATCCAGTCATTTAAAGAAAGTGAAATAAAAATTCTTCATCAAAGTTACACTAAAAATCTAAATGCTCCAAAAAGTAGCTCAGTTGGTAGAGTGTTTGATGCGATTGCCTCATTTTTAAATCTACTTCATTTTCAAACTTATGAAGGTGAAGCGGGACTAATATGTGAGCAAAACTATAAACCTGAGATAACAAAGGTATTTGAGTATAAAATAATAGATGGAGTTATAGATATAGAGTTTGATTTATTTGACAAAGACTTAGTGAGCATCTATATAAATACTCTTTGTAAAATAGTTATAGATATTTCAAAACTAGAGAAAAAAGAAGTCATCTTAAGCGGTGGTGTTTTTCAAAATAAAACACTTTTAGAACTTATAATAAAAGAGTTAAAAAAAGAAAATATAAAATATTACTTTCAACAAGAAACTTCTATAAATGATGGTGGAATTGCTTTAGGACAAGCTTATTATCAAGTTATGCATTAA
- the cybH gene encoding Ni/Fe-hydrogenase, b-type cytochrome subunit — protein MNNEAHGNIEMVREQEFGAPYRWQHWIRALSIVVLTVTGFYIADPFLAPAVNAEPTNFMQALMRSWHIIFGFALISTVIFKIYMFLFTKKCNIERSSIIDVFNPVVWAKQIGYYLLVSKHPKLNGVYNPVQFMAYLTLYLMVFALIITGLILYVHVYHEGLGGALYGTMKSIEVMIGGLATVRTIHHILTWGIMLFVLGHIYMAVFNAVFGKDGGMDAIFSGLKWRKKD, from the coding sequence ATGAATAATGAAGCTCATGGAAATATTGAAATGGTGCGTGAACAAGAGTTCGGTGCTCCATATAGATGGCAACATTGGATAAGAGCTTTATCCATCGTTGTTTTAACGGTAACAGGATTTTACATAGCTGATCCTTTTTTAGCACCAGCAGTAAATGCTGAACCAACAAATTTTATGCAGGCTCTTATGAGATCTTGGCATATTATTTTTGGATTTGCGCTAATATCGACAGTTATATTTAAAATATATATGTTCTTATTTACAAAAAAATGTAATATAGAAAGATCATCTATCATAGATGTTTTTAACCCAGTAGTCTGGGCAAAGCAAATAGGGTACTATTTACTAGTATCTAAGCATCCAAAACTAAACGGGGTATATAATCCTGTTCAGTTTATGGCATACCTTACTTTATATCTAATGGTGTTTGCTCTAATTATTACAGGTTTAATACTTTATGTTCATGTTTATCATGAAGGTCTTGGTGGAGCACTATACGGTACTATGAAAAGCATTGAAGTTATGATTGGTGGACTTGCAACAGTTCGTACAATTCACCATATCCTTACTTGGGGTATTATGCTGTTTGTTTTAGGTCATATTTATATGGCTGTTTTTAATGCTGTCTTTGGTAAAGATGGTGGTATGGACGCAATATTTAGTGGTTTGAAATGGCGTAAAAAAGATTAA
- a CDS encoding HyaD/HybD family hydrogenase maturation endopeptidase — MKILILGIGNVLFGDEGIGVHLTNFLDEKYNFKSEEHSVTLVDGGTLAQILIPIITDYDRVVLIDCVSVKDGSIGDVYSFDFSAVPDYITWQGSAHEVEMLQTLQMIDMLGDLPPVKIVGVIPYVIGEDTTFTITKEVLNACLTMEDSIIKYMKELGMEVSVKNEKVNLQEVAKTSYLRGTECY, encoded by the coding sequence GTGAAAATATTAATTTTAGGTATCGGTAATGTATTGTTTGGTGATGAAGGCATAGGTGTTCATTTAACAAATTTTTTGGATGAAAAGTATAATTTTAAGTCTGAAGAACATAGTGTAACTTTAGTAGATGGTGGTACTCTCGCTCAGATTTTAATACCAATTATTACAGATTACGACAGAGTTGTTCTTATTGACTGTGTTAGTGTAAAAGATGGGAGTATTGGAGATGTTTATAGTTTTGACTTTAGTGCAGTTCCAGATTATATTACTTGGCAGGGGAGTGCTCATGAAGTTGAGATGCTACAAACTTTGCAGATGATTGATATGCTAGGTGACCTTCCTCCTGTTAAAATTGTTGGAGTTATTCCCTATGTTATAGGAGAAGATACAACTTTTACAATCACAAAAGAAGTGTTAAATGCTTGTTTGACAATGGAAGACTCTATTATAAAATATATGAAAGAGTTAGGAATGGAAGTAAGTGTTAAAAACGAAAAAGTTAATCTTCAAGAAGTTGCAAAAACATCTTATTTGAGAGGTACAGAGTGTTATTAG
- a CDS encoding hydrogenase, translating to MLLEFVFEYSSSSLVYEKVLLRVLSNSKLEGKLVKVDKKVKLFVESENSTELEEFANNLSLELPHSIFLDNTQVNVVDAMPDEEFVLPSADKAFLSFCPSCLKKVLDESNENFYNPFCECEVCGYDANIKPQNHQADFQKIAKSIADGNNVKVNTFYGEYYLGKLSSKCNDISFDVLSYDLASVGKYTSATENEIIALGAIEKPLIKLKTNLKFKVDFEGVDNELLRFKLADDLILHFISLELQKNGINLVFITQQKIEFQDELLLVEPKTNLVPIECVVGEKNIIILSGNKGLPKFPLSSEKVVPFLGAFNSVIREHKLFEQTVVGLNLSKDYHNNILAYSKKFGIIEYLSFKFEFSSISQIFEAIDASDEKASKLLKSYKAKYPEHCEKISKITFDGKDLNVYKLWGIIAIILDLSDSEDLYTSGNILENNAKLYLGEKGPRIDYKLQTIKSKVFLDPLMVIRTAMTFRLADIDPLSLCYGVIESFVEFIATQLDEIKHSMNTDVVVATGSLLGNNHLFSKLDKEVSINHKLYFNKQLPVDGDNILYGGNELVAN from the coding sequence GTGTTATTAGAGTTTGTATTTGAGTATTCATCATCATCTTTAGTTTATGAAAAAGTGCTTTTAAGAGTTTTGAGTAATTCAAAACTTGAAGGTAAGTTAGTTAAAGTAGATAAAAAAGTAAAACTTTTCGTAGAGTCTGAAAATTCAACTGAATTAGAAGAATTTGCAAACAACCTTTCTTTAGAACTTCCACACTCAATATTTTTAGACAATACCCAAGTTAATGTTGTAGATGCTATGCCTGATGAAGAGTTCGTTTTACCTTCAGCAGATAAAGCTTTTTTATCATTTTGTCCAAGTTGCCTGAAAAAAGTTCTAGATGAGTCAAATGAAAACTTTTACAATCCTTTTTGCGAATGTGAAGTTTGTGGATATGACGCTAACATTAAACCTCAAAATCATCAAGCAGATTTTCAAAAAATTGCAAAGTCTATAGCTGATGGAAATAATGTAAAGGTTAATACTTTTTATGGCGAATACTATTTAGGTAAATTAAGCTCAAAATGTAATGATATTTCGTTTGATGTATTAAGTTATGATTTGGCATCAGTAGGCAAATATACGAGTGCAACAGAAAATGAAATCATTGCTTTAGGTGCAATTGAAAAGCCACTTATAAAGTTAAAAACAAACCTTAAATTTAAAGTTGATTTTGAGGGAGTTGATAATGAACTTTTAAGATTTAAATTAGCAGATGATTTAATCCTTCATTTTATTTCTTTAGAGTTACAAAAAAATGGAATTAATCTAGTATTTATAACTCAGCAAAAGATTGAATTTCAAGATGAACTGCTTCTTGTTGAGCCAAAAACAAACCTTGTTCCTATAGAATGTGTTGTTGGAGAAAAAAATATTATTATTCTAAGTGGAAACAAGGGACTTCCGAAATTTCCTTTATCATCAGAGAAAGTAGTTCCATTTTTGGGTGCTTTTAATTCTGTAATAAGAGAACATAAACTATTCGAGCAAACTGTTGTTGGGCTAAATCTAAGTAAAGATTATCATAACAATATTTTGGCATATTCTAAAAAATTTGGAATCATAGAGTACTTATCTTTCAAGTTTGAGTTTAGTTCAATTTCTCAAATATTTGAGGCTATAGATGCTAGTGATGAAAAAGCTTCAAAACTATTAAAATCATATAAAGCAAAATACCCAGAGCATTGTGAAAAAATATCTAAAATTACTTTTGATGGTAAAGATTTAAATGTTTATAAATTATGGGGAATTATAGCAATTATATTAGACCTAAGTGATAGCGAAGACCTATATACAAGCGGAAATATTTTAGAAAATAATGCAAAATTATATTTAGGCGAGAAGGGTCCTAGAATAGATTATAAATTACAAACAATAAAATCAAAAGTTTTTTTAGATCCACTTATGGTTATAAGAACAGCAATGACTTTTAGGTTAGCTGATATAGACCCATTAAGTCTTTGTTATGGAGTTATAGAGAGCTTTGTTGAATTTATAGCTACTCAATTAGATGAGATTAAACATAGTATGAATACTGATGTTGTTGTAGCAACAGGTTCACTACTAGGAAACAATCATCTTTTTAGCAAGTTGGACAAAGAAGTTTCTATAAATCATAAACTATATTTCAATAAACAATTGCCAGTAGATGGTGATAATATTTTATATGGTGGAAATGAACTAGTTGCTAATTAA
- a CDS encoding TIGR00725 family protein has protein sequence MRKKIIAVIGNANIENDMEKQKISFDLGKLIIDNGFVLATGGFDGVMEYASKGARKSKKYTENSIIGILPDYNSDNANKYIDIAIPTGFGLARNLILISMSNAVIAVGGGSGTLNEISASWQMNKLIIGLQVNGWSKKLCGQALDERRNDIIFCAKDAQEAIELLNSKISYYQIRKFTGINKPRIKKEKAEKEIKSHFAIKNELEFLGKGSEGFVFTDKKNIYKLIDNSQQPLELYWTLLSLSETLQWETEIISFPKFEVFYEDIGVFIKYKYEVTGEFVENTNIHINKFIHLLKQFRRIKWTLTDFKPQNLRLTEKGDLFVIDIGKSFLPISDYLFKSMCRRAFVSYKLQGKLSNPQDFKKYLSPVNQVLDFSLLIKFGFIENELIKEFESFYNEIITVDKKDILNPIIKDIFHNHLKVKSVFDYGSGHGDMSMLLKDEGLFVTAYEPDKSVVDKYIKKYYQNIDILDDSEIERLIIKKIQFDSVLCSLVLCHPLAESKQDRLNIVNEIMANITSLSNKYIVMVICNPLYTYQTYSILQKRILPDNFNYKNEMKFTKKIYSSGKKRFDIHRPLSFYENLFENYNLDIKEIIQTKDEKQINGIENSDFMIFILEKSKT, from the coding sequence ATGAGAAAAAAAATTATTGCTGTAATAGGAAATGCAAACATCGAAAATGATATGGAAAAGCAAAAAATATCTTTTGATTTAGGTAAGTTAATAATTGACAACGGTTTTGTTTTGGCAACAGGTGGATTTGATGGAGTAATGGAATACGCATCAAAAGGAGCAAGAAAATCAAAAAAATATACCGAAAATTCAATAATTGGTATTTTACCTGATTACAATTCTGATAATGCAAATAAATATATTGACATAGCAATACCAACAGGCTTTGGATTGGCAAGAAATTTAATACTTATAAGTATGTCAAATGCTGTAATTGCAGTTGGTGGTGGATCAGGAACTTTGAACGAAATATCTGCATCTTGGCAAATGAATAAACTGATAATTGGTTTACAAGTAAATGGTTGGAGTAAAAAACTTTGTGGTCAAGCACTCGATGAAAGACGCAACGACATCATATTTTGTGCAAAAGATGCACAAGAAGCAATTGAGCTTTTAAATAGTAAAATTTCATACTATCAAATACGAAAATTTACTGGAATTAATAAACCAAGAATTAAAAAAGAAAAAGCAGAAAAAGAAATCAAAAGTCATTTTGCAATTAAAAATGAACTTGAATTTTTGGGAAAAGGAAGCGAGGGATTTGTTTTTACTGACAAGAAAAATATTTATAAATTAATAGATAATTCGCAACAACCTTTAGAGTTATATTGGACACTTTTATCTCTTTCTGAAACATTACAATGGGAAACTGAAATTATTTCTTTTCCAAAATTTGAAGTATTTTATGAAGATATTGGTGTTTTTATAAAATACAAATATGAAGTAACGGGTGAATTTGTTGAGAACACAAATATTCATATAAATAAATTCATTCATTTACTTAAACAGTTTCGTAGAATTAAATGGACTTTAACAGACTTTAAACCACAAAATTTAAGACTAACTGAAAAAGGTGATTTATTTGTAATTGATATAGGTAAAAGCTTTTTACCTATATCTGATTATTTATTTAAAAGTATGTGTCGTAGAGCTTTTGTAAGTTATAAATTACAAGGTAAATTATCAAATCCTCAAGATTTTAAAAAATATTTATCGCCTGTAAATCAAGTTTTGGATTTTTCGTTATTGATAAAATTTGGCTTTATTGAAAATGAATTAATAAAAGAATTTGAAAGTTTCTATAATGAAATTATTACAGTTGATAAAAAAGATATTTTAAACCCTATAATAAAAGATATTTTCCATAATCATTTAAAAGTAAAGAGTGTTTTTGATTATGGTTCAGGACATGGCGATATGTCAATGCTTTTAAAAGATGAAGGGTTGTTTGTTACAGCATATGAGCCTGATAAAAGTGTAGTGGATAAATATATAAAAAAATATTATCAAAATATTGATATTTTAGATGATTCAGAAATTGAAAGACTAATTATAAAAAAAATACAATTTGATAGCGTTTTATGCTCATTAGTTTTATGCCATCCTTTGGCTGAAAGTAAACAAGATAGATTAAATATTGTGAATGAAATAATGGCTAATATTACATCACTTTCAAATAAATATATTGTTATGGTTATTTGCAATCCTTTATATACTTATCAAACTTATTCTATATTACAAAAACGAATTTTGCCAGATAATTTTAATTATAAAAACGAGATGAAATTTACAAAAAAGATATATTCATCAGGTAAAAAGCGTTTTGATATTCACAGACCTTTGTCATTTTATGAAAACTTATTTGAAAACTATAATCTTGATATAAAAGAAATTATTCAAACAAAAGATGAAAAGCAAATAAATGGTATTGAAAATTCTGATTTTATGATTTTTATTTTGGAAAAAAGTAAGACATAA
- a CDS encoding nickel-dependent hydrogenase large subunit: MSKRVIVDPITRIEGHLRAEVIVGDDGIVQDAFVSSTLWRGLEVIAKGRDPRNVPLMMQRICGVCTYSHYLKSTMAIEDALGITIPLNAELVRTLMNAALFMHDHVVHFYHLHGVDWVDIVSALSADPAKASKLAFKYSKSPIATGENDLIKVQEKIGKFAKNPQGLGPFANAYWGHGTYKFTPEQNLIALSHYLHALEIQRVAAQLLAIFGGKNPHPQSLAVGGVTCVMDILNPAKMGEYMVKFQKIADFINNAYYPDIVMAGEMFKTEGSVVKQIGVLNFMAFEDFVISRGEKLFETGIVMNGDLTKVFDLNEDLITEEATHSWYQNDKPLHPYDGETDPKYTGFVDGETVGPDGKMIHSKQINEKDKYSWIKSPRYDGKPMEVGPLACLVVGYAKGNEKIQKLVNDFLKVTGLPVGALFTTLGRTAARMLQSKLVADNAMIAFNNLIENLKVDQETCATYTIDKNKEYKGRGMGDVPRGMLSHWIRIKNGVVENYQAVVPSTWNAGPMDSNGVKGPYEADLVGLKIENLSQPLEIVRIIHSYDPCIACAVHVMDTKGNELSVYKLDPLYGGCSV, encoded by the coding sequence ATGTCAAAAAGAGTAATAGTAGATCCAATAACAAGAATAGAAGGACATTTAAGAGCTGAAGTTATCGTTGGTGATGATGGTATTGTTCAAGATGCTTTCGTTTCTTCAACTTTATGGAGAGGCCTTGAGGTTATAGCTAAGGGAAGAGACCCTAGAAATGTACCATTAATGATGCAAAGAATTTGTGGTGTATGTACTTATTCTCATTATTTAAAAAGTACAATGGCTATTGAAGATGCATTAGGAATTACAATTCCTTTAAATGCAGAACTTGTAAGAACACTTATGAATGCTGCATTATTTATGCACGATCATGTTGTTCACTTTTATCATCTTCATGGTGTTGACTGGGTTGATATAGTTTCAGCTCTTAGTGCAGACCCTGCAAAAGCAAGTAAATTGGCGTTTAAATATTCAAAAAGCCCAATAGCTACTGGTGAAAATGATCTTATTAAAGTTCAAGAAAAAATAGGCAAATTTGCTAAAAATCCTCAGGGACTTGGGCCATTTGCTAATGCATACTGGGGACATGGAACTTATAAGTTCACTCCAGAGCAAAATCTAATAGCACTTTCTCACTATTTACACGCTTTAGAGATCCAAAGAGTAGCGGCACAATTATTAGCTATTTTTGGTGGTAAGAATCCACATCCACAGAGTTTAGCTGTTGGTGGAGTTACATGTGTAATGGATATATTAAACCCAGCAAAAATGGGTGAATATATGGTTAAATTCCAAAAAATTGCTGACTTTATTAACAACGCTTACTATCCAGATATCGTTATGGCTGGAGAAATGTTTAAAACGGAAGGCTCTGTTGTTAAGCAAATTGGTGTTCTTAACTTTATGGCTTTTGAAGATTTCGTTATTAGTAGAGGCGAGAAGTTATTTGAAACTGGTATCGTAATGAATGGAGATTTAACTAAAGTATTTGATCTAAATGAAGATTTAATTACTGAAGAAGCTACTCACTCATGGTACCAAAATGATAAACCACTTCATCCTTATGATGGAGAGACAGACCCTAAATATACAGGTTTTGTAGATGGTGAAACTGTTGGACCAGATGGTAAGATGATTCACTCTAAGCAAATCAATGAAAAAGATAAGTATAGCTGGATTAAATCACCAAGATATGATGGAAAACCAATGGAAGTTGGTCCACTAGCATGTTTAGTTGTTGGTTATGCAAAAGGTAACGAGAAAATTCAAAAACTTGTTAATGATTTTTTGAAAGTTACAGGTCTTCCTGTTGGAGCTTTATTTACAACTTTAGGTAGAACAGCAGCAAGAATGTTACAATCAAAACTTGTAGCTGATAATGCTATGATCGCTTTCAATAACTTAATTGAAAACTTAAAAGTTGACCAAGAAACTTGTGCTACTTATACTATTGATAAAAACAAAGAGTATAAAGGTAGAGGTATGGGTGATGTTCCTCGTGGAATGTTAAGTCACTGGATAAGAATTAAAAATGGTGTTGTAGAAAATTATCAAGCTGTTGTTCCATCTACTTGGAATGCAGGTCCTATGGATTCAAATGGTGTTAAAGGTCCTTATGAAGCTGATTTAGTTGGATTAAAAATTGAAAATTTATCTCAACCATTAGAAATTGTAAGAATTATTCACTCTTATGACCCATGTATTGCTTGTGCTGTTCATGTGATGGATACAAAAGGTAATGAGCTGAGTGTCTATAAATTAGATCCTCTTTATGGCGGATGTAGCGTATAA
- the brnA gene encoding type II toxin-antitoxin system BrnA family antitoxin: MKRKIIEKITAKRFDEKFDNNENIDDFLDFSTAIRLKRLKTETKKVNVDFPEWIINSLDEEAKKIGVVNL; the protein is encoded by the coding sequence ATGAAGAGAAAAATTATTGAAAAAATAACAGCCAAAAGGTTTGATGAAAAATTTGACAACAATGAAAATATTGATGACTTTTTGGATTTTTCAACAGCTATAAGACTAAAAAGGTTAAAAACAGAAACTAAAAAAGTCAATGTTGATTTTCCTGAATGGATAATAAACTCACTAGATGAAGAGGCCAAAAAGATTGGCGTTGTCAACCTTTAG